GCTGAAGCGGTTGCCAATGGCGACCATGGCGCGCCGAAGGGCCGCGAACTGGAATTCGCCGACCTTCTGCGTTTCATCAAGACGGCCGACATCGACAACATCGTCTGGCTGACCGCGGATGTGCATTACACCGCCGCCCATTACTACAATCCGGACAAGGCCCAGTTCCAGGACTTCAAGCCGTTCTGGGAATTCGTCTCAGGCCCGATTCATGCCGGCACCTTCGGTCCGAACGATCTGGACATGACCTTCGGCCCGGAAGTCAGATACGTGAAGGCACCGGCCGAGGGCCAGGGTGTGAACCTGCCGCCCTCCATGGGATTGCAGTTCTTCGGCCTTGTCGACATTGACGGCACCAGCGAACAGCTGACAGTTCGCCTGATGGATCGGGACGACCAGGAACTGCACAAGGTGACACTTGATCCGGTGCGCCGGGGCTGATCACAGAAAATGCAATGGCGGGCCGGGAAGCCGGCCCGTTTGATATCTCCTGCCCAAATCCTCTCCATCGTCATCCTGGACGCAGCAAAGCGGAGATCCGGGATCGGGGAGCTCAGGGCTTCGCCGGGTCCGACGAGCCTTGCGCAGTGCCTCCCCGGTCCCGGCTCGCGCTGCGCTTGGCCGGGATGACGTTGGAGAGGGGTGGCGTTGCGGCTACTCCGCAGCTGCGGTCTGAACAGCCTGGCCCTTGAAAAACTGATTGAGGAAGATCCCGGCGATCGGCATTGCCGGCAGAACGACCGCAAGGCCAAGGACCGGGTCGTGTAGGGCCGCGACGATCAGGCTTGCGACAATGCCGCCACCGAACTGCAGGAACCCGACCAGCGACGAAGCAGCACCGGCAATATGCGGAAACGGTGCCATGGACTCGGTGAAACTGGCGGGCAGGACCAGTGCAAGTCCGAACACGAACAGCGCGACGGGCCCCATAACCGTCACGATGGTCGGTTGCAGGGTCAGTGTCAGCCCGCACATCAGTGCCGAAGCCACCACCCAGAGCGCCATGCCGTAAGGCACAAGCCGACGTGCCTCCACCACCCGCAAAAGCCGTCCAGTCAGAACCGTGCCGGCAATGAAGGACCCGGACTGGATGATCATGGTCAGCCCGAATTCGGACGGCGACAATCCGACCTCATAGATCAATACGAAGGGCAGTACGGTGGCCAGTGCATAGAGATTGCCGAGACCGAAGCCGATCAGCAGGCTGGGTGCCAGAAACCGAGGGTCCTTGAGCAACGTCAGATAGTTCACCGCAAGCTGCTTCGGCTGCAGGTGATGGGTACCCGGATTCGGGTTGGTTTCCACCTGGAAAAAACCGACCGCGGCCATCAGGAGCGCGCCATAGAGGACCATGCACCAAAACACTTCCTGCCAGCCGAACAATTCCAGCACGAACCCGCCGATGGTCGGCGAGACAGCAGGCCCCAACGCCAGCATCATGGCAACGGTGTTCATGATGCGAGCGGACTCCTGACCGGTAAACTGGTCGCGCACGATGGCCCGGGCAACGGCAATACCGACGGCGGCCCCGACACCCTGAAGCGCCCGGGAAAACACCATGAATTCCACTGTCGGCGCAAATGTCGCCAGGACGCTCGAGACGAGATAGAGCGCCAGAAATCCCAGTGTCACAGGTTTGCGGCCAAACGCATCTGTCAGTGGCCCACACACAAGCTGCGTGAGGGCAAAGCCTACGAAATAGGCTGTCAGGGTCAGTTTGACCGCGCTGTCGCTGGTGCCGAATGCCTCGACCAGTGCCGGCATGGCCGGTGTGTAGAGCGCCATCGAAATGGGGCCGATGGCAACAAGCCCGGCCCCAAGCAGAGATGTACGTCTGGCGCTCATGGTCGAGCTGGTGGCTGTCATTTATGGTTCCCTTTGGAATCCTCCTGCAGCAGGCTGTCCTTCATGGTCTGCAGGAGCGCTTCCAGTGTTTTCCGGTCTTTCGGCGCAACATCCTCAAGGGCCTTGGCACGCACCGACTGCAGCGCTGCATTGATCCGTTCCAGCAACGGATCGGCCTTGGGTAACAATTCGATCAGCTTGGCGCGCTTGTCTTTGGGATCCGGACAACGCCGGATCAGGCCGGCCTTTTCCAGGGTGTCCAGATAACCTACCAGGGTCATCGGCTCGACATACATCCGGTCGGCCAGCATGGCCTGCCGTTCCCCCGGATTGCGCCAGACATAAAACAACGTACGCGCTTCGCCAGCGGTCAGACCGGTATCGACCCGTGTCAGTTCCGCGTCCAAACGCCGCCGGAGCAACCGCGCCAGATCCACGACCAGCATGGTGACACCGACATTCGGAGAAGGTAAGCCCATCACCGCCCCTTTTTAGTAAGGTTACCTTACGAAATAGTGAAGCGGGGCGGTACTGTCAATCCGCCGAAATGACACTGCATTGCACAATTCCCCCGCGCCACGTATAAAGGCGCCAAAATCGGCTGGTTTGCCGATCCTGAGCCAATCAACATCCAGACATGTCCGGGTCCAAAAGGGCCCGTTCTGTCTTTTGGAGCCACTCATGAACCTTCGTAATATTGCCATTATCGCGCACGTTGACCATGGCAAAACCACCCTCATTGACGTTCTTTTGAAACAGTCCGGCGCCTTCCGGGACAATCAGCGCACCGAAGAGCGCATGATGGACTCCAACGACATTGAGCGTGAGCGCGGCATTACCATCCTGGCAAAAGTCACGAGCCTGGTCTGGAAAGACACCCGCATCAACATCGTCGACACCCCGGGTCACGCCGATTTCGGCGGCGAGGTCGAACGCATCCTGCACATGGTCGACGGCGTGATCCTGCTTGTCGACGCTGCCGAAGGCCCGATGCCGCAGACCAAATTCGTGCTCGGCAAGGCGCTGAAACTCGGCCTGAAGCCGATCGTGGCCATCAACAAGATCGACAAGCCGGAGCAACGCGCCGACGAAGTGCTCGACGAAGTCTTCGACCTCTTCGCCGCGCTCGATGCCAATGAAGATCAGCTGGACTTCCCGGTGCTTTATGGCTCCGCCAAGCAGGAATGGATGGCGCAGGAGCCGGACGGACCGCAGGACAACATGGACCCGCTGTTCGACATGGTGCTCGACAAGGTTGCCGCGCCGGAGGCCGAGCCGGGCGAATTCAAGATGCTGGCCACCACCATCGAATCCGACCCCTTCCTGGGCCGCATCCTGACCGGCCGCGTTGTCTCCGGCACCGCCCTGCCCAACATGCCGCTGAAGGCTCTGAACCGGAATGGCGATGTGGTTGAAAACGGCCGTGTGTCCAAGATCCTCGCCTTCCGCGGCCTGGAGCGCCAGCCGATCGAATCCGGCGAATCCGGTGACATCGTTGCGATTGCCGGCCTGACCAAGGCAACTGTCGCCGACACGCTCTGTTCGCCGGCCGTCAACGAGCCGCTTCAGGCCCAGCCGATCGATCCGCCGACCCTGTCCATGACCTTCCGCGTCAATGACAGCCCGCTGGCCGGCACCGAGGGCTCCAAGGTCCAGTCCCGCGTCATCCGCGAGCGCCTGATGAAGGAAGCCGAGGGCAACGTTGCCCTGAAGGTGGAAGAAACCGACGAGCCGGACGCCTTTGTCGTCGCCGGCCGCGGCGAATTGCTGCTGGCGATCCTGATCGAAAACATGCGCCGCGAAGGTTTTGAACTTGGCGTCGGCCGTCCGCGCGTCGTCTACCAGTATGACGAGGCCGGCAACCGCCTGGAGCCGGTCGAGGAAGTCATCATCGACGTCGACGAGGAACATTCCGGCGTGGTCGTGCAGAAGCTGCAGGAGCGCAAGGCCGATCTCCTGGAGATGAAACCGTCCGGCGGCGACCGCACCCGGCTGGTGTTCCATGCCCCGACCCGCGGCCTGATCGGCTACCAGGCCGAACTGATGTCCGACACACGCGGCACGGCGATCTTCAACCGTCTGTTCCACGGCTACGAGCCCTACAAGGGCCCGATCCAGGGCCGTCACACCGGCGTGCTCCTGTCCAACGGCACCGGCGAAGCGGTTGCCTATGCCCTCTTCAACCTGGAAGACCGTGGCCCGATGATGATCGAGCCGGGCACCAAGGTCTATCCGGGCATGATCGTGGGTGAGCACACGCGCGGCAACGACCTGGAAGTCAACGTTCTGAAAGGCAAGCAGCTGACCAACATCCGCTCCGCCGGCAAGGACGATGCGGTCAAGCTGACCACGCCGAAGAAGCTGACGCTGGAAGCAGCCCTGTCCTACATCGCCGATGACGAATTGGTGGAAGTGACCCCAAGCTCCATCCGCCTGCGCAAGGCGGAACTGGACCCGCATGCCCGCAAGCGCGCCGAACGCGCGGCCAACAAGGAATCTGCATAAGCCTCAAGGCTTATCTGCAAGAACCAGAAGCCCGGGCTCGCCCCGGGCTTTTTGTTTGCTGTAGGACTTGGCCGTCATTCCGGACGGTCTGCAGCGAAGCTGCGTGGCCAGATCCGGAACCCAGCGTATACTTCGCGCTACAAGCGCGCCTTCTTTAAAACTACAGAAACATGAAGGTTTGTGCTCGCGTTCGCTCGCACTGACACGCTGGATTCCGGATCAGCGTACAGCTTCGCTGCACTTGTCCGGAATGACGGACACAGGTCACGTCTTTTTGCCCGAAGCCGGGACTTTCTTTCCCAACCCATAGCAATCTCCTGCCAAGAACCGCCCGTTGCTTGGATCAATTTGTCAAACCACCCGCCATCTTTGAAACCCCATCCCTGTTGTCGCCGCGTAAACAAACTAAAATTCAGCTCAAGACCGTGACGGGCGAATTGCGTTCTTTTGCAATCGCCCAAGCAGGAAAGCTGACACGATGAAACGCTTCGCTCTCGCCATCGCCATGGCCACCGGCCTTGCCACCACCGCTGCCGCCGATACGTTCGGCCCGCTGGTGGATGCAGACACTCTTTCTGCCGCACTCGACAGCGAGATGCCGATCCTGCTCGATATCCGCAACGCCGGGTATGACGATGGCCACGCGGAAGGCGCGCTCTACGCCCCCTATCGCATGTTCCGCGGCCCGGACAGCAATCCCGGCGCGCTCTTCGACATCGAGAAACTGGAAGCCGAGCTGGAAGAGCTCGGCCTTGAACAGGATCTCCCGATCGTCATCCTGTCGGAAGGCAAGACCGACACCGATTTCGGTTCCGCGGCCCGGGTTTACTGGACATTGAAGTCCACCGGCTTTGAAGATCTGTCGATCCTGAATGGCGGCCTGACCGCCTGGAAGGCCGCGGGCCTGCCGATCAGCACCGCCACGGAATCCGCCTTTCCGAGCGAGCTCGACCTGACCCTGGACACGACCTGGCTGGCAACGACCGCCGATGTGGCGGCCGTGGTTGCAGGCGAGGCAGAAGCCCTGCTTGTGGACGCCCGTCCTTCGGAATTCTTCAGCGGCAAGGAAGCGCATGAAGCCGCCGCCCGTCCGGGCACGCTGCCGGGCGCGATCAACTATGCCTATACCGCTTTCTTCGCGGAGAAGTCCCCGAAGATCTCGACCAACATCGATACTGCGGCACTCAAGGCGTCGCTGAAGCTTGACGCGGGCAAACCGACCGTTTCCTTCTGCAACACCGGCCACTGGGCCGCCAGCCACTGGTTTGCGGTCTCCGAGCTCGCCGGTGTTCCTGACGCCAAGCTTTATGCCGGATCAATGGTCGAATACTCCCAGTCCGGCAACGAAATGGCCAACACGCCGGCGGTGAATTGATCCTGATCTGAGCGGAAATCGAAAAGAAGCCCGGGCATCGTCCCGGGCTTTTTCCGTTTGACCGTCAGACACCGAACCCCATCAAGCTGCGAAAGTTCGTTCGAAACACCATCAGGGGCGAGACTGCGCCTTCTGCCCGGCATCAGTGCGCCTCCCCGCACAAAATGGCGCCGGATCATCCACCGAAACCTGGCTTCGGCCGGTTCCAATATCGTCATTGCATCGCGTCAGAATTGAAACGGATGCGATCAGGCCGACACAGCTGCCAAACAGCAGCCCCATATACATCGGACCAAGGAACCGTCTTACGGACCTGTAAAATCGTCTCAAGTTTCTCATGAACCGCTCACCATGAACTGCGCCGCGCCGACTGAACTGATGTTGGAACTGTCAGTCGGGAGACGGCAGATATTGAGCACCCTGCAAGCAGTTTTTATGCAATCCTCGGAGCATCCAGGTCGGCGCATGGCCCATCGGCTAAACGTCTGACTTGCCTGTGTGCACTGCGATAGGCTTAATTCGGAAAAACCAGACTTGGGAGGCATCGGTGAGCAAGACCAATCGCGGCAATTTTTTCGAGGACTTTGAAGTCGGCCAGGTGATCCGGCATGCCACTCCGCGCACGGTTACCAGCGGCGACCAGGCGCTCTATACCGCGCTTTACGGTTCCCGCTTCGCGGTCCAGTCCTCAGATGCCTTCGCCCGGTCCCTGGGATATGCCCATGCTCCGGTCGACGATCTGCTGACGTTCCACATCGTCTTCGGCAAGACCGTGCCGGACATCTCGCTGAATGCCGTCGCCAATCTGGGCTATGCCGGTGGCCGGTTCCTGGCGCCGGTCTACCCGGGTGACACGATCTCCACGGTGTCGGAAGTCATCGGCAAGAAGGAAAACTCCAACGGCCGCACCGGTGTCGTTTATGTACGCTCCACCGGCTACACGCAAAACGGCACGGAAGTGCTTGATTATGTGCGCTGGGTGATGATCAACAAGCGGGTGATTGCCAATGCACCACCTGAACCGGTGGTGCCCGAACTGCCGGCAGCGCTCGACCCGCAGTCTCTCGGCACCGCCGTGCCGCTGCTCGACGCTGCCAACTGGG
This genomic interval from Labrenzia sp. VG12 contains the following:
- a CDS encoding multidrug effflux MFS transporter, yielding MTATSSTMSARRTSLLGAGLVAIGPISMALYTPAMPALVEAFGTSDSAVKLTLTAYFVGFALTQLVCGPLTDAFGRKPVTLGFLALYLVSSVLATFAPTVEFMVFSRALQGVGAAVGIAVARAIVRDQFTGQESARIMNTVAMMLALGPAVSPTIGGFVLELFGWQEVFWCMVLYGALLMAAVGFFQVETNPNPGTHHLQPKQLAVNYLTLLKDPRFLAPSLLIGFGLGNLYALATVLPFVLIYEVGLSPSEFGLTMIIQSGSFIAGTVLTGRLLRVVEARRLVPYGMALWVVASALMCGLTLTLQPTIVTVMGPVALFVFGLALVLPASFTESMAPFPHIAGAASSLVGFLQFGGGIVASLIVAALHDPVLGLAVVLPAMPIAGIFLNQFFKGQAVQTAAAE
- a CDS encoding MarR family winged helix-turn-helix transcriptional regulator — its product is MGLPSPNVGVTMLVVDLARLLRRRLDAELTRVDTGLTAGEARTLFYVWRNPGERQAMLADRMYVEPMTLVGYLDTLEKAGLIRRCPDPKDKRAKLIELLPKADPLLERINAALQSVRAKALEDVAPKDRKTLEALLQTMKDSLLQEDSKGNHK
- the typA gene encoding translational GTPase TypA, whose protein sequence is MNLRNIAIIAHVDHGKTTLIDVLLKQSGAFRDNQRTEERMMDSNDIERERGITILAKVTSLVWKDTRINIVDTPGHADFGGEVERILHMVDGVILLVDAAEGPMPQTKFVLGKALKLGLKPIVAINKIDKPEQRADEVLDEVFDLFAALDANEDQLDFPVLYGSAKQEWMAQEPDGPQDNMDPLFDMVLDKVAAPEAEPGEFKMLATTIESDPFLGRILTGRVVSGTALPNMPLKALNRNGDVVENGRVSKILAFRGLERQPIESGESGDIVAIAGLTKATVADTLCSPAVNEPLQAQPIDPPTLSMTFRVNDSPLAGTEGSKVQSRVIRERLMKEAEGNVALKVEETDEPDAFVVAGRGELLLAILIENMRREGFELGVGRPRVVYQYDEAGNRLEPVEEVIIDVDEEHSGVVVQKLQERKADLLEMKPSGGDRTRLVFHAPTRGLIGYQAELMSDTRGTAIFNRLFHGYEPYKGPIQGRHTGVLLSNGTGEAVAYALFNLEDRGPMMIEPGTKVYPGMIVGEHTRGNDLEVNVLKGKQLTNIRSAGKDDAVKLTTPKKLTLEAALSYIADDELVEVTPSSIRLRKAELDPHARKRAERAANKESA
- a CDS encoding sulfurtransferase, with the protein product MKRFALAIAMATGLATTAAADTFGPLVDADTLSAALDSEMPILLDIRNAGYDDGHAEGALYAPYRMFRGPDSNPGALFDIEKLEAELEELGLEQDLPIVILSEGKTDTDFGSAARVYWTLKSTGFEDLSILNGGLTAWKAAGLPISTATESAFPSELDLTLDTTWLATTADVAAVVAGEAEALLVDARPSEFFSGKEAHEAAARPGTLPGAINYAYTAFFAEKSPKISTNIDTAALKASLKLDAGKPTVSFCNTGHWAASHWFAVSELAGVPDAKLYAGSMVEYSQSGNEMANTPAVN
- a CDS encoding MaoC family dehydratase is translated as MSKTNRGNFFEDFEVGQVIRHATPRTVTSGDQALYTALYGSRFAVQSSDAFARSLGYAHAPVDDLLTFHIVFGKTVPDISLNAVANLGYAGGRFLAPVYPGDTISTVSEVIGKKENSNGRTGVVYVRSTGYTQNGTEVLDYVRWVMINKRVIANAPPEPVVPELPAALDPQSLGTAVPLLDAANWDNDLAGSDYRFDDYEIGEKIDHVDGMTVEEAEHQMATRLYQNTAKVHFNHHTEAHNRFGHRLVYGGHVISIARALSFNGLGNAFHIAGINAGRHVAPLAAGDTVYAWSEVLDKSDIEGRSDVGALRLRLVATKDRPCDDFPGIDHEGNYLPEVLLDFDYWALMPK